Proteins encoded together in one Triticum dicoccoides isolate Atlit2015 ecotype Zavitan chromosome 7B, WEW_v2.0, whole genome shotgun sequence window:
- the LOC119338451 gene encoding MADS-box transcription factor 29-like isoform X3 has translation MQRYQIITKGKFEGINHDDDRHQQLLAEITRLRRERDRLEASIRRQTGDDLPSAATAGLGDLEQQVERALGKVRETKDKLLEQQLDEIHHRVHILEDQNSFLRHMMSEEGRQRAAAEASAVVAELIVPMQPATLFGGFFPAVEEEGASTSLRLWPHQFPGCGN, from the exons ATGCAGCGCTACCAGATCATCACCAAAGGCAAGTTTGAGGGGATAAATCATGATGATGACCGCCATCAG CAGCTGTTGGCGGAAATCACAAGGTTGAGGCGTGAGCGTGACCGCCTGGAGGCAAGCATCAGGAGGCAGACCGGAGACGACCTGCCATCCGCCGCAACCGCGGGGCTCGGCGATCTGGAGCAGCAGGTAGAGCGTGCACTGGGTAAAGTCCGTGAGACGAAG GACAAACTGCTGGAGCAGCAGTTGGACGAGATACACCACAGG GTGCACATCCTGGAGGACCAGAACAGCTTCCTTCGCCACATG ATGAGTGAGGAGGGGCGGCAACGTGCTGCTGCGGAGGCgtcggcggtggtggcggagctcatTGTGCCGATGCAGCCGGCGACGCTGTTCGGGGGCTTCTTcccggcggtggaggaggagggggcATCCACGtcgctccggctgtggccgcaccagTTTCCTGGCTGTGGCAATTAA
- the LOC119338451 gene encoding MADS-box transcription factor 29-like isoform X4, which yields MQRYQIITKGKFEGINHDDDRHQLLAEITRLRRERDRLEASIRRQTGDDLPSAATAGLGDLEQQVERALGKVRETKDKLLEQQLDEIHHRVHILEDQNSFLRHMMSEEGRQRAAAEASAVVAELIVPMQPATLFGGFFPAVEEEGASTSLRLWPHQFPGCGN from the exons ATGCAGCGCTACCAGATCATCACCAAAGGCAAGTTTGAGGGGATAAATCATGATGATGACCGCCATCAG CTGTTGGCGGAAATCACAAGGTTGAGGCGTGAGCGTGACCGCCTGGAGGCAAGCATCAGGAGGCAGACCGGAGACGACCTGCCATCCGCCGCAACCGCGGGGCTCGGCGATCTGGAGCAGCAGGTAGAGCGTGCACTGGGTAAAGTCCGTGAGACGAAG GACAAACTGCTGGAGCAGCAGTTGGACGAGATACACCACAGG GTGCACATCCTGGAGGACCAGAACAGCTTCCTTCGCCACATG ATGAGTGAGGAGGGGCGGCAACGTGCTGCTGCGGAGGCgtcggcggtggtggcggagctcatTGTGCCGATGCAGCCGGCGACGCTGTTCGGGGGCTTCTTcccggcggtggaggaggagggggcATCCACGtcgctccggctgtggccgcaccagTTTCCTGGCTGTGGCAATTAA
- the LOC119338451 gene encoding MADS-box transcription factor 29-like isoform X2 — protein MYIHRAMVLVYSADDSFTCHLLSWSELMQRYQIITKGKFEGINHDDDRHQLLAEITRLRRERDRLEASIRRQTGDDLPSAATAGLGDLEQQVERALGKVRETKDKLLEQQLDEIHHRVHILEDQNSFLRHMMSEEGRQRAAAEASAVVAELIVPMQPATLFGGFFPAVEEEGASTSLRLWPHQFPGCGN, from the exons ATGTATATCCACCGTGCAATGGTACTGGTATATAGTGCTGACGACTCGTTCACTTGTCATTTGTTAAGCTGGAGCGAGCTGATGCAGCGCTACCAGATCATCACCAAAGGCAAGTTTGAGGGGATAAATCATGATGATGACCGCCATCAG CTGTTGGCGGAAATCACAAGGTTGAGGCGTGAGCGTGACCGCCTGGAGGCAAGCATCAGGAGGCAGACCGGAGACGACCTGCCATCCGCCGCAACCGCGGGGCTCGGCGATCTGGAGCAGCAGGTAGAGCGTGCACTGGGTAAAGTCCGTGAGACGAAG GACAAACTGCTGGAGCAGCAGTTGGACGAGATACACCACAGG GTGCACATCCTGGAGGACCAGAACAGCTTCCTTCGCCACATG ATGAGTGAGGAGGGGCGGCAACGTGCTGCTGCGGAGGCgtcggcggtggtggcggagctcatTGTGCCGATGCAGCCGGCGACGCTGTTCGGGGGCTTCTTcccggcggtggaggaggagggggcATCCACGtcgctccggctgtggccgcaccagTTTCCTGGCTGTGGCAATTAA
- the LOC119338451 gene encoding MADS-box transcription factor 29-like isoform X1 has product MYIHRAMVLVYSADDSFTCHLLSWSELMQRYQIITKGKFEGINHDDDRHQQLLAEITRLRRERDRLEASIRRQTGDDLPSAATAGLGDLEQQVERALGKVRETKDKLLEQQLDEIHHRVHILEDQNSFLRHMMSEEGRQRAAAEASAVVAELIVPMQPATLFGGFFPAVEEEGASTSLRLWPHQFPGCGN; this is encoded by the exons ATGTATATCCACCGTGCAATGGTACTGGTATATAGTGCTGACGACTCGTTCACTTGTCATTTGTTAAGCTGGAGCGAGCTGATGCAGCGCTACCAGATCATCACCAAAGGCAAGTTTGAGGGGATAAATCATGATGATGACCGCCATCAG CAGCTGTTGGCGGAAATCACAAGGTTGAGGCGTGAGCGTGACCGCCTGGAGGCAAGCATCAGGAGGCAGACCGGAGACGACCTGCCATCCGCCGCAACCGCGGGGCTCGGCGATCTGGAGCAGCAGGTAGAGCGTGCACTGGGTAAAGTCCGTGAGACGAAG GACAAACTGCTGGAGCAGCAGTTGGACGAGATACACCACAGG GTGCACATCCTGGAGGACCAGAACAGCTTCCTTCGCCACATG ATGAGTGAGGAGGGGCGGCAACGTGCTGCTGCGGAGGCgtcggcggtggtggcggagctcatTGTGCCGATGCAGCCGGCGACGCTGTTCGGGGGCTTCTTcccggcggtggaggaggagggggcATCCACGtcgctccggctgtggccgcaccagTTTCCTGGCTGTGGCAATTAA